The Microbacterium sp. zg-Y1090 sequence TCGCGGTAGCGCTTCGTGAGGTTCTGCACCTCGATGACGGGAGTCATCGTGCCGTCCCTTCTCCTGTGGTGGTGTACCTGCGCTGGATGAGCGCGGTGAGGTCGTCGGCGCCGAGGCCCAGAGCGCGGGCTTCGGCCAGCAGCGGATCGATGTAGCGGTCGGCGAAGGCCGCGCGGCGCTCGCCGCGCAACTGCTCGCGCGCCCCCGGGGCGACGAACATGCCGATGCCGCGGCGCTTGTAGAGCACGCCCTTGTCCACGAGCATGTTCACTCCTTTCGCCGCCGTGGCGGGGTTGATGCGGTGGAACGCAGCGAGCTCATTGGTCGATGGCACCTGGCCCTCTTCCGGAAGGCTGCCGTCGACGATGGCATCCTCGATGCTCTCGGCGATCTGCAGGAAGATGGCCCTGCCGTCTTCGATCACGGTGCTCCGTCCGCTGGTTCATTACTTGACTAATTAACCATGCAACGGGTGAGCGGCCAATGTCAAGCCCTTCTGTGAGGCGGTTTTGCGAACGCTGTGGACGCCCCGATACGGTGGAGGAGGACCATGAGGTCCGCGAGACCAGTCCGCGGTCGCCCCCCTTCGCCCGATCGGGACGGGCGAGCGTATGGTCGGCGGTCTGGGCCGCGCACCCGATGTGCGCGTCGCCGGAGCGCCTCGGTCGGTCGCCAGACGGCGGCGCGAGCCCGGGGTGCCGATGACCGTCACCCGGGCGTGACCGATGCGGCCGCGTGCGGCCGCCGAGGTGACCACGTGACCGCTGCTGCCCCCGCTGTCGAAGCGAAGAACCTGTTCAAGGTGTTCGGCCGCAACCCGAAGGATGCCGTCAAGCGGCTGCGTGCGGGACAGAGCCGCACCGACGTGGCCGACGCCGGAACCGCCGCGGTCATCGACGCGAGCTTCACCGTGCAGCCGGGCGAGATCTTCGTGATCATGGGCCTGTCCGGCTCCGGCAAGTCCACGATCATCCGCATGCTCAACGGCCTGCTGGAGCCGACCGCCGGCGAGGTGCTCGTGCAGGGGCGCAGCGTCACCGGCGCATCGGCCGGGGAGCTGCGCGGCATCCGCCGGCAGTCGATCTCGATGGTGTTCCAGCACTTCGCGCTGCTGCCGCACCGCACCGTGATCGACAACGCCGCCTACGCGCTCGAGATTCAGGGGGTCGCCAAAGCCGAGCGGCGTCGCCGCGCGCAGGAGATCCTCGACAAGGTCGGCCTCGCCGACCGCGCCGAGGCCATGCCCGACGAGCTGTCGGGCGGCATGCGGCAGCGCGTGGGCCTCGCCCGCGCCCTCACCGCCGGCACCGACATCCTGCTGATGGACGAGGCGTTCTCGGCCCTGGACCCGCTCATCCGGCGTGAGATGCAGGAGCAGCTGGTCGAGCTGCAGCGCGAGCTCGGCCGCACGATCGTCTTCATCACCCACGACCTCAACGAGGCGATGTTCCTCGGCGACCGCATCGCCGTCATGCGCGATGGGCGCATCGTGCAGAACGGCACGCCGGAGGAGATCCTGACCGACCCCGCGAACGACTACGTCGCGCAATTCGTGCAGGACGTCGACCGTGCCCGGGTGCTCACGGCATCCGCCGTCATGGAGCCCGCGCACGCCACCACGCCCCTCAGCGCCGGACTGCGCGGCGCGCTGCGCTCGCTGCGCGAACTGCAGGCCGGATCCGTGTTCGTGACCGAGAACCGGCGGCTGCTCGGCGTCGTCAGCGATCGCCGCGTGATCCGGGCGATCAAGGCCGGCGAAACCGACCTGCGCGCGATCGTCGACGCCTCGGTGCCGACCGTCTCGCCCGACGACCCCCTGACCGACGTCGTCGAACGCGCTGTCGAGACCACCGTGCCGGTGCCCGTCGTCGACGACGCCGGGCGCCTGGTGGGCCTCATCCCGCGTGTGACGCTGCTGGCCGCGCTGGGTAACGTGCCGGCGACGACCCAGGCGCTGCCGGTCATCGAGCCCGCCCCGTCGGTGCCGCAGGCCGACCTCGTGGCCTCGCTGGCCGAGCTGGGCCAGGCCGAAGCGGATGCCGCGGCGGAGGCCGATGCCGCCGACCTCGCCGCCGCGGCGAAGGGGGCAGACCGATGATCGACCTGCGCCTTCCCCTCGGCGAGATCGCCGAGACCTTCGTCCGCTGGCTCATCGACACGTTCGGGTGGCTCTTCAACGGGCTGCGCTCCCTGTTCCTCGCCGTCTACGACGCGCTGGAGTGGACGCTGCAGACCCCGCCGTTCTGGGCTGTGATCATCGTGCTGGCGGCGCTCGCCTTCTGGGCGAAGGGCCCGTGGCTGGCCGCCGGCACCACCGTGGGGCTGCTCGTCATCGTCGGCGTCGACCAGTGGGACAACGCGATGCAGTCGCTCGCCCTCGTCATCGTCGCGTCGGTGATCGCGCTGGCCCTCGGCATACCGCTGGGCATCTGGGCCGCCCGCAGCGACACGGTCTCGACCGTGGTGCGACCGGTGCTGGACTTCCTGCAGACCATGCCCGCGTTCGTGTACCTCATCCCCGCGCTCATGCTCTTCCGCGTCGGCGTCGTGCCCGGCATCGTCGCGACGATCCTGTTCGCCCTCGCCCCCGGCGTGCGTCTGACCGAGCTCGGCATCCGCGGCGTCGACCGCGAGGTCGTCGAGGCCGGCCATGCCTTCGGCGCGTCGCCCGGCCGCATCCTGCGGCAGATTCAGCTGCCCCTGGCGCTGCCGAGCATCATGGCCGGCGTCAACCAGGTGATCATGCTGAGCCTGTCGATGGTGGTCATCGCCGGCATGGTCGGCGCGCGCGGCCTGGGCGGCGACGTGGTGCAGAGCCTGCAGAAGATCGACATCGCCCTCGGCGTCGAAGCCGGACTCTCGGTCGTGATCATCGCGATGATCCTCGACCGCATGACCTCCGCCCTCGCCGTGCGCGGCTCGAGCCGAGGCGCGCGCACCGCGCGCACGCGGCGGCCGCTGGCCGCGGCATCCGCCTGACGCCGCCGGGCCCTGGGCCCATCCGGCCCTGAGACTTGCGAGCTCATCACTCGCGGGGGGCGCGGAGACTCCGTGCCCGACCACAACGACCGCTTCGCGCACAGCATGCGAAGGGAGAGGAAGTCACGATGACCAAGAGAAACACGATCCTGGGGGCGCTCGCGCTCACGTCGGCCGCGGCCCTGACGCTCACCGGCTGCGCCGGCGGGTCCGACAGCACCGGCTCCGAAGGGGATGCCGCAGCAGACCGCCCCATCACGATCGCCGTCTTCAACGGCTGGGACGAGGGCATCGCCGCGTCCGAGCTGTGGAAGGCCGTGCTCGAGGAGCAGGGCTATGAGGTCGAGCTGGAGTACGCCGACCCCGCCGCCGTGTACAACGGCATCGCCAGCGGCGACTACGACGTGACGCTGGACACCTGGCTGCCGCTGACCCACGCCGACTACATCGAGGAGTACGGCGATGACATGGTCGACCTCGGCGCCTGGAACACCGAGGCGAAGCTGACCTTCGCCGTCAACGAGGACGCGCCGATCGACTCGATCGAGGAGCTCGCCGACAACGCCGACCTGTTCGGCAGCACGATCT is a genomic window containing:
- a CDS encoding GntR family transcriptional regulator, translated to MIEDGRAIFLQIAESIEDAIVDGSLPEEGQVPSTNELAAFHRINPATAAKGVNMLVDKGVLYKRRGIGMFVAPGAREQLRGERRAAFADRYIDPLLAEARALGLGADDLTALIQRRYTTTGEGTAR
- a CDS encoding quaternary amine ABC transporter ATP-binding protein — translated: MTAAAPAVEAKNLFKVFGRNPKDAVKRLRAGQSRTDVADAGTAAVIDASFTVQPGEIFVIMGLSGSGKSTIIRMLNGLLEPTAGEVLVQGRSVTGASAGELRGIRRQSISMVFQHFALLPHRTVIDNAAYALEIQGVAKAERRRRAQEILDKVGLADRAEAMPDELSGGMRQRVGLARALTAGTDILLMDEAFSALDPLIRREMQEQLVELQRELGRTIVFITHDLNEAMFLGDRIAVMRDGRIVQNGTPEEILTDPANDYVAQFVQDVDRARVLTASAVMEPAHATTPLSAGLRGALRSLRELQAGSVFVTENRRLLGVVSDRRVIRAIKAGETDLRAIVDASVPTVSPDDPLTDVVERAVETTVPVPVVDDAGRLVGLIPRVTLLAALGNVPATTQALPVIEPAPSVPQADLVASLAELGQAEADAAAEADAADLAAAAKGADR
- a CDS encoding ABC transporter permease, producing the protein MIDLRLPLGEIAETFVRWLIDTFGWLFNGLRSLFLAVYDALEWTLQTPPFWAVIIVLAALAFWAKGPWLAAGTTVGLLVIVGVDQWDNAMQSLALVIVASVIALALGIPLGIWAARSDTVSTVVRPVLDFLQTMPAFVYLIPALMLFRVGVVPGIVATILFALAPGVRLTELGIRGVDREVVEAGHAFGASPGRILRQIQLPLALPSIMAGVNQVIMLSLSMVVIAGMVGARGLGGDVVQSLQKIDIALGVEAGLSVVIIAMILDRMTSALAVRGSSRGARTARTRRPLAAASA
- a CDS encoding glycine betaine ABC transporter substrate-binding protein; this translates as MTKRNTILGALALTSAAALTLTGCAGGSDSTGSEGDAAADRPITIAVFNGWDEGIAASELWKAVLEEQGYEVELEYADPAAVYNGIASGDYDVTLDTWLPLTHADYIEEYGDDMVDLGAWNTEAKLTFAVNEDAPIDSIEELADNADLFGSTIYGIESGSGLATVTDSAVIPGYGLEGFDHVTSSTPAMLTELDTATRAGENILVTLWRPHWAYDAFPIKDLEDPKGLLGDAEGIHSFASTSFEQDFPEVFAWLSAFEMDSETLYSLENVMFNENDSDDYESIVADWMAANEEYVSSLTTE